A segment of the Anaerolineae bacterium genome:
TGCCAACATTAATCGCAACCCCATGGTCGCGATAGGCGGTGATCACGCGATCGTGTGGCTGACGTGCCGAAACGATCCCTGTGCTTACTGCTTCTTGCCCGATATAAAGGTGGAGAAAGCCTCCAATTTTACCCTGTTGATAGAGTTGCGCGGCGGCTTCTTCAACGAGTCGGATCAAGACCATTTGATAATATAAATCCAGATAGTGTTGTTTTTTCATGACAAAAACTCCGATAATGAACTTCGCGCGAAGTTCAGGATAGGAAATTCGACAGGTTGCACCTGGAATGCGTGACAGAGGTACTTTCCAGGCTGTTCAACCTGAGGATTATAACCCACGTGCGAGGGAAAAGATGTCAAAAATATGTTAGAAACACCCCTTAGACACGATAGGGCATCTCCACCAGCGAATTGGGAAGCGATTCTTGCGTTAACAGGTGACTGGATTTTCGGGGTCGGTTATCCACTCACTCCACGAACCAACATACAGTCGAGCGTCCCCCAGGCCAGCATGTTTGAGAGCCAGAACGTTGACCGCAGCGGTTACACCTGATCCACAATAAAAGATTGTCTTTTTAGCAGGGGTCTCACCCAGCAATTGGGTAAAGCGTTGGCGCAACTCATCTGCCGGGCGAAAGGTGCCTTGTGGGGTGCCATTTTCTACGTAGGGGGCATTGAGGGCGCCGGGTATGTGTCCGGCAACCGGATCGATGGTTTCGTTTTCGCCCCGATAGCGATCGGCAGTGCGAGAATCGAAGACTTTCCAGTCAGGGTAGAGCAAGGCTGCCCTGACATCTGCCATACTGGCATAGATTTCTAAATGCAGGTTGGGAGTGAAATGGCGGGGAGGGCGCGTTTCATTTCCACTTCTGGTGGGCAAACTGGCGGCCAGCCAGGCATTCCAGCCGCCGTCTAACACGGCTACCCGCTCGTGACCCAACCAGCGCGACATCCACCACAGGCGCGCCGCCACCGCCCCGCTGATTGGCGTCCAATCGTCATAGGCAACCACCTGGACGTTTTGGTCGATACCAAGGCGTGAAAATAATTTAACGGTCTCCTCCAGCGGCAGTAAGGGATGACGCCCGGTTTGTCCCTTAACGATTGGGGCGCACAACTCTTCTTCCAGATGCACATAGACCGCGCCCGGAATGTGTGAGTCAAGGTAGTCTTGGCGACCTCGTTCGGGCTTACCCAAAGTGAAACGGCAGTCGAAAATTGCCCATTCGGGATCGGTCAAATGGTTGGCTAGCTCATGGGCTGAGATTAGCGTTTGATAGTCCATCCTTCTCCCTGTTGAGTTGATCCTGGAGTATGCGCAAAAAACGTCCACCACAGCCGGGTCAAATTGCTTGCCGCACTGTTCAAATAAATTGTAACTCAAAGGGATTGAGAGATATCAGGAAAGGAGTCACAAAAATACCAGAACAACAATCGCGTGGTTCAGGATAAACGTCTAAGGGTTAGATGATGTTTATCTAATCCCCAGGATTGAAAAGCGCTGTACAATGATTTTAAATCACTCACAATTCATCAAGCCATCTCAATTCGAACGGTAGATAAGCGCATGGGTGGGTTTTTACTTATTGGTTTGGGCAGTGGTAGAGAGCTCTCTACGGTGGCAATGTTTCTGTGGCGTTCTCGGCATCCTCTCATAAATGATCAAGTACCCTTGAAGTAATTTTTTACTTAACCCTACAGGAGGCAGATTATGGCAAATCAAACCCAAGAGATGAGTGTGGAGGAGTTACTGGCAAAAGCCAAAAAGCCCTCCGCAGACGCGATGATTTTGCATCCCTTTTACCGCGGCAAGATCGAAACAACCCTCAAATGCTGTGTGCGATCCTTTGATGATTTTGCGATCTGGTACACGCCCGGTGTGGCTGCATCCTGTCGCGCCATCGCTGAGAATCCGGAGTTGGTATATGAACATACCAACAAGTGGAATACGGTGGCTGTGGTCAGCGATGGAACACGTGTCCTCGGTTTGGGGGATATTGGCCCTAAAGCTGGCTTACCCGTTATGGAAGGTAAAGCCTTGCTGTATAAATATTTAGGTGGTGTAGACGGTGTGCCAGTAATGATCGACACAAAGGACCCGGAAGCTATCATCAACACGGTCTTAATGCTGCAGCCAGGCTGGGGTGGGGTGAATCTGGAAGACATTGCTCAACCCAAGTGCTTCCGCATCCTGGATACCCTGCGTGAAAAGGCTGAGATTCCCATCTGGCATGATGATCAGCAGGGCACAGCGACGGTTACATTGGCTGGTTTGATCAACGCCTTGAAAGTCGTTGGAAAGAAAATCAGCGAAGTGAGCATTGCGTTTATCGGCAGCGGGGCATCGAATGTGGCCTGTTCGCGGTTGATTTTTGGTTGGGGAGCAGACCCGGCGCGGTGTTATATGGTGGACAGTAAAGGCATCCTCGGCAAACATCGCAAGGATATTGAAATGCGCAAGGCGGAGTTTGTGGATAAGTGGCGCTTATGCCAGATCACGAACGAGCTTGGCAGAGAAGGGGGTATCCCCGAAGCCATGAAGGGGGTGGATGTTGTCATCGGTTTATCTCAATCGGGTCCGGGTGTTATCCTGCCTGAGTGGGTTTCGACGATGGCAAAAGATGCGATTGTATTCGCCTGTGCCAACCCGGTACCCGAGATCTGGCCCTGGGAAGCAAAAGCTGCTGGGGCGCGCATTGTTGCCACGGGTCGATCCGATTTCCCCAATCAAATTAACAACTCACTCGGTTTTCCGGGTATTTTCCGCGGCGCATTAGATGTACGCGCCCGCACGATCACGGACGAAATGTGCTTTGCTGCTGCCCAGGCTCTGGCAGAACATATTGGCGACGACCTGGATGAAGAGCACATTATCCCTACCATGGAAGACTGGGAAGTGTTCCCGCGCGAAGCGGCAGCCGTGGCGATGAAAGCCCAGGAGCAAGGCGTTGCTCGTGTCAGTAAAACCTATGAAGAGCTTTATGAACACGCCCACAAGATCATCAAACGCTCGCGCGACTTGACCCACATGATGATGAAAGAAGGCTTTATCGCCCAGGCGCCGGTTTAAGAATTGGAGCGATGGTCTAAGCCAGGATTCGGAAAATTCTCTTTTGGAGGAACAACCATGTACGATTTGATTATCATTGGAGGAGGACCGGCGGGATTGACCGCCATGATCTATGCCATTCGCAAACGCCTCAACGCTTTGCTGGTTTCCAAAGATTTGGGCGGTAAAACCATGTGGCGGTTAGAATTGCCCTGGGTAGAGGAATACCAGGTGATCAAAGGTCTGGAAGTGGTCAATAAGTTCAAAAGCGAGTTGGAGTACCTGAGTTTTGCCCGCCACATGGAAGCGGTCGAGAAGGTGGAAAAACGAGAGCAAGGTTTTTGCGTAATCACGAAAGGCGGGGGAGAATTGATGGCAAAGGCGGTGATTGTTGCGACCGGCAGCAAGCAAGAGCGTCTGGGCGTGCCAGGTGAAAAAGAATTTCTGATGCGAGGTTTGTGCTATTCGGCGTTGAGCTACGCACCGCTCTTTATCGACCGTAAGACAGCTGTTATCGGCGATGGAGAGCTGGCTTTGCGCTCGGCCGCCGAGCTGGCGACAGTTGCCAGGCATGTCACTCTCATCGGGTGCTCTGCAGAGACCCTCAAATCAGCCCTTGGCGAGAAAGTGAAAAACTCGCCTAACGTAACGATTTTGGAGAAATATCAGGTCATAGAGGTCAAGGGTGACCGCTTTGCAGAGTGGTTAGTCGTTAAAAGCCCGCAAGGGGAGACCAGGGAAATCGAAGCGGAAGGAACTTTTATCGAACTGGGATTAGTCCCCAATTCTCAAATGGTGGCTGATTTGGTCAAGCTTGACCCGCAGGGGCGAATCTGTGTGGATTGCTTCTGCCGAACCAGCGTACCTGGTATTTTTGCAGCCGGCGATGTCACGGACACTTTCGCCGAGCAGGTATTGATAGCGGTCGGTGAAGGGGCGAAGGCTGCCCTCAGCGCCTATG
Coding sequences within it:
- a CDS encoding Thiosulfate sulfurtransferase, rhodanese produces the protein MDYQTLISAHELANHLTDPEWAIFDCRFTLGKPERGRQDYLDSHIPGAVYVHLEEELCAPIVKGQTGRHPLLPLEETVKLFSRLGIDQNVQVVAYDDWTPISGAVAARLWWMSRWLGHERVAVLDGGWNAWLAASLPTRSGNETRPPRHFTPNLHLEIYASMADVRAALLYPDWKVFDSRTADRYRGENETIDPVAGHIPGALNAPYVENGTPQGTFRPADELRQRFTQLLGETPAKKTIFYCGSGVTAAVNVLALKHAGLGDARLYVGSWSEWITDPENPVTC
- a CDS encoding NADP-dependent malic enzyme, with product MANQTQEMSVEELLAKAKKPSADAMILHPFYRGKIETTLKCCVRSFDDFAIWYTPGVAASCRAIAENPELVYEHTNKWNTVAVVSDGTRVLGLGDIGPKAGLPVMEGKALLYKYLGGVDGVPVMIDTKDPEAIINTVLMLQPGWGGVNLEDIAQPKCFRILDTLREKAEIPIWHDDQQGTATVTLAGLINALKVVGKKISEVSIAFIGSGASNVACSRLIFGWGADPARCYMVDSKGILGKHRKDIEMRKAEFVDKWRLCQITNELGREGGIPEAMKGVDVVIGLSQSGPGVILPEWVSTMAKDAIVFACANPVPEIWPWEAKAAGARIVATGRSDFPNQINNSLGFPGIFRGALDVRARTITDEMCFAAAQALAEHIGDDLDEEHIIPTMEDWEVFPREAAAVAMKAQEQGVARVSKTYEELYEHAHKIIKRSRDLTHMMMKEGFIAQAPV
- a CDS encoding Thioredoxin reductase; its protein translation is MYDLIIIGGGPAGLTAMIYAIRKRLNALLVSKDLGGKTMWRLELPWVEEYQVIKGLEVVNKFKSELEYLSFARHMEAVEKVEKREQGFCVITKGGGELMAKAVIVATGSKQERLGVPGEKEFLMRGLCYSALSYAPLFIDRKTAVIGDGELALRSAAELATVARHVTLIGCSAETLKSALGEKVKNSPNVTILEKYQVIEVKGDRFAEWLVVKSPQGETREIEAEGTFIELGLVPNSQMVADLVKLDPQGRICVDCFCRTSVPGIFAAGDVTDTFAEQVLIAVGEGAKAALSAYDYLLPML